The Nycticebus coucang isolate mNycCou1 chromosome 2, mNycCou1.pri, whole genome shotgun sequence genome includes a window with the following:
- the SLC38A7 gene encoding sodium-coupled neutral amino acid transporter 7 isoform X2: MAQVSINSDHSEWSLSSDAGERARLLQSPCVDTVPKSEWEAPPGGPGRGTTSTLGAVFIVVNACLGAGLLNFPAAFSTAGGVAAGIALQMGMLVFIISGLVILAYCSQASNERTYQEVVWAVCGKLTGVLCEVTIAIYTFGTCIAFLIIIGDQQDKIIAVMAKKPEGANSGSWYTDRKFTISLTAILFILPLSIPREIGFQKYASFLSVVGTWYVTAIIIIKYIWPDKEMTPGDILTRPASWMAVFNAMPTICFGFQCHVSSVPVFNSMQQPEVKTWGGVVTAAMVIALAVYMGTGICGFLTFGASVNPDVLLSYPSEDMAVAVARAFIILSVLTSYPILHFCGRAVVEGLWLRYQGMPVEEDVGRERRRRVLQTLVWFLLTLLLALFIPDIGKVISVIGGLAACFIFVFPGLCLIQAKLSEMEEVKPARASSCHPG; encoded by the exons ATGGCCCAGGTCAGCATCAACAGTGACCACAGTGAGTGGAGCTTGAGCTCAGATGCTGGGGAGCGTGCCCGGCTGCTGCAGAGTCCCTGTGTGGACACAGTCCCCAAGAGTGAGTGGGAGGCCCCTCCTGGGGGTCCAGGCAGAGGCACCACTTCCACACTCGGAGCTGTCTTCATCGTCGTCAATGCCTGCCTGGGCGCAGGGCTACTCAATTTTCCAGCAGCCTTCAGCACTGCTGGGGGTGTGGCAGCTGGCATCGCACTGCAAATG GGCATGTTAGTTTTCATTATCAGTGGCCTCGTCATCCTGGCCTACTGCTCCCAGGCCAGCAACGAGAGGACCTACCAGGAGGTGGTATGGGCCGTATGCGGCAAGCTGACAGGTGTGCTGTGTGAGGTGACCATCGCCATATATACCTTCGGCACCTGCATCGCCTTCCTCATCATCATTGGGGACCAGCAGGACAAGA TTATAGCTGTGATGGCCAAGAAGCCTGAGGGGGCCAACAGTGGCTCCTGGTACACTGACCGCAAGTTCACCATCAGCCTCACTGCCATCCTCTTCATCCTGCCCCTGTCCATCCCCAGGGAGATCGGCTTCCAGAAATATGCCAG CTTCCTGAGTGTTGTGGGTACCTGGTACGTCACTGCCATCATTATCATCAAATATATCTGGCCAGATAAAGAGATGACCCCAGGGGACATTCTGACCAG GCCGGCTTCTTGGATGGCAGTGTTCAATGCCATGCCCACCATCTGCTTTGGATTTCAG TGTCACGTGAGTAGTGTGCCTGTCTTCAATAGCATGCAGCAGCCCGAGGTAAAGACCTGGGGAGGAGTGGTGACAGCTGCCATGGTCATTGCCCTTGCTGTCTACATGGGCACAG GCATCTGTGGCTTCTTGACCTTTGGAGCATCTGTGAACCCTGATGTGCTCCTGTCCTACCCTTCCGAAGACATGGCTGTGGCCGTTGCCCGAGCCTTCATCATACTGAGTGTGCTCACCTCCTACCCTATCCTGCACTTCTGTGGGCG GGCGGTGGTTGAAGGCCTGTGGCTTCGCTACCAAGGGATGCCAGTGGAGGAAGACGTGGGGCGGGAGCGGCGGCGGCGAGTGCTGCAAACCCTGGTCTGGTTCCTGCTCACCCTGCTGCTGGCGCTCTTCATTCCTGATATCGGCAAGGTCATCTCAGTCATTGGGGGCCTAGCCGCCTGCTTCATCTTCGTCTTCCCAG GGCTGTGCCTCATTCAAGCCAAACTCTCTGAGATGGAGGAAGTCAAACCAGCCAG agcctcaagctgtcaccctgggtag
- the SLC38A7 gene encoding sodium-coupled neutral amino acid transporter 7 isoform X1, with translation MAQVSINSDHSEWSLSSDAGERARLLQSPCVDTVPKSEWEAPPGGPGRGTTSTLGAVFIVVNACLGAGLLNFPAAFSTAGGVAAGIALQMGMLVFIISGLVILAYCSQASNERTYQEVVWAVCGKLTGVLCEVTIAIYTFGTCIAFLIIIGDQQDKIIAVMAKKPEGANSGSWYTDRKFTISLTAILFILPLSIPREIGFQKYASFLSVVGTWYVTAIIIIKYIWPDKEMTPGDILTRPASWMAVFNAMPTICFGFQCHVSSVPVFNSMQQPEVKTWGGVVTAAMVIALAVYMGTGICGFLTFGASVNPDVLLSYPSEDMAVAVARAFIILSVLTSYPILHFCGRAVVEGLWLRYQGMPVEEDVGRERRRRVLQTLVWFLLTLLLALFIPDIGKVISVIGGLAACFIFVFPGLCLIQAKLSEMEEVKPASWWVLVSYGVLLVTLGAFIFGQTTANAIFVDVLA, from the exons ATGGCCCAGGTCAGCATCAACAGTGACCACAGTGAGTGGAGCTTGAGCTCAGATGCTGGGGAGCGTGCCCGGCTGCTGCAGAGTCCCTGTGTGGACACAGTCCCCAAGAGTGAGTGGGAGGCCCCTCCTGGGGGTCCAGGCAGAGGCACCACTTCCACACTCGGAGCTGTCTTCATCGTCGTCAATGCCTGCCTGGGCGCAGGGCTACTCAATTTTCCAGCAGCCTTCAGCACTGCTGGGGGTGTGGCAGCTGGCATCGCACTGCAAATG GGCATGTTAGTTTTCATTATCAGTGGCCTCGTCATCCTGGCCTACTGCTCCCAGGCCAGCAACGAGAGGACCTACCAGGAGGTGGTATGGGCCGTATGCGGCAAGCTGACAGGTGTGCTGTGTGAGGTGACCATCGCCATATATACCTTCGGCACCTGCATCGCCTTCCTCATCATCATTGGGGACCAGCAGGACAAGA TTATAGCTGTGATGGCCAAGAAGCCTGAGGGGGCCAACAGTGGCTCCTGGTACACTGACCGCAAGTTCACCATCAGCCTCACTGCCATCCTCTTCATCCTGCCCCTGTCCATCCCCAGGGAGATCGGCTTCCAGAAATATGCCAG CTTCCTGAGTGTTGTGGGTACCTGGTACGTCACTGCCATCATTATCATCAAATATATCTGGCCAGATAAAGAGATGACCCCAGGGGACATTCTGACCAG GCCGGCTTCTTGGATGGCAGTGTTCAATGCCATGCCCACCATCTGCTTTGGATTTCAG TGTCACGTGAGTAGTGTGCCTGTCTTCAATAGCATGCAGCAGCCCGAGGTAAAGACCTGGGGAGGAGTGGTGACAGCTGCCATGGTCATTGCCCTTGCTGTCTACATGGGCACAG GCATCTGTGGCTTCTTGACCTTTGGAGCATCTGTGAACCCTGATGTGCTCCTGTCCTACCCTTCCGAAGACATGGCTGTGGCCGTTGCCCGAGCCTTCATCATACTGAGTGTGCTCACCTCCTACCCTATCCTGCACTTCTGTGGGCG GGCGGTGGTTGAAGGCCTGTGGCTTCGCTACCAAGGGATGCCAGTGGAGGAAGACGTGGGGCGGGAGCGGCGGCGGCGAGTGCTGCAAACCCTGGTCTGGTTCCTGCTCACCCTGCTGCTGGCGCTCTTCATTCCTGATATCGGCAAGGTCATCTCAGTCATTGGGGGCCTAGCCGCCTGCTTCATCTTCGTCTTCCCAG GGCTGTGCCTCATTCAAGCCAAACTCTCTGAGATGGAGGAAGTCAAACCAGCCAG
- the SLC38A7 gene encoding sodium-coupled neutral amino acid transporter 7 isoform X3 has protein sequence MAQVSINSDHSEWSLSSDAGERARLLQSPCVDTVPKSEWEAPPGGPGRGTTSTLGAVFIVVNACLGAGLLNFPAAFSTAGGVAAGIALQMGMLVFIISGLVILAYCSQASNERTYQEVVWAVCGKLTGVLCEVTIAIYTFGTCIAFLIIIGDQQDKIIAVMAKKPEGANSGSWYTDRKFTISLTAILFILPLSIPREIGFQKYASFLSVVGTWYVTAIIIIKYIWPDKEMTPGDILTRPASWMAVFNAMPTICFGFQCHVSSVPVFNSMQQPEVKTWGGVVTAAMVIALAVYMGTGICGFLTFGASVNPDVLLSYPSEDMAVAVARAFIILSVLTSYPILHFCGRAVVEGLWLRYQGMPVEEDVGRERRRRVLQTLVWFLLTLLLALFIPDIGKVISVIGGLAACFIFVFPGLCLIQAKLSEMEEVKPARGRG, from the exons ATGGCCCAGGTCAGCATCAACAGTGACCACAGTGAGTGGAGCTTGAGCTCAGATGCTGGGGAGCGTGCCCGGCTGCTGCAGAGTCCCTGTGTGGACACAGTCCCCAAGAGTGAGTGGGAGGCCCCTCCTGGGGGTCCAGGCAGAGGCACCACTTCCACACTCGGAGCTGTCTTCATCGTCGTCAATGCCTGCCTGGGCGCAGGGCTACTCAATTTTCCAGCAGCCTTCAGCACTGCTGGGGGTGTGGCAGCTGGCATCGCACTGCAAATG GGCATGTTAGTTTTCATTATCAGTGGCCTCGTCATCCTGGCCTACTGCTCCCAGGCCAGCAACGAGAGGACCTACCAGGAGGTGGTATGGGCCGTATGCGGCAAGCTGACAGGTGTGCTGTGTGAGGTGACCATCGCCATATATACCTTCGGCACCTGCATCGCCTTCCTCATCATCATTGGGGACCAGCAGGACAAGA TTATAGCTGTGATGGCCAAGAAGCCTGAGGGGGCCAACAGTGGCTCCTGGTACACTGACCGCAAGTTCACCATCAGCCTCACTGCCATCCTCTTCATCCTGCCCCTGTCCATCCCCAGGGAGATCGGCTTCCAGAAATATGCCAG CTTCCTGAGTGTTGTGGGTACCTGGTACGTCACTGCCATCATTATCATCAAATATATCTGGCCAGATAAAGAGATGACCCCAGGGGACATTCTGACCAG GCCGGCTTCTTGGATGGCAGTGTTCAATGCCATGCCCACCATCTGCTTTGGATTTCAG TGTCACGTGAGTAGTGTGCCTGTCTTCAATAGCATGCAGCAGCCCGAGGTAAAGACCTGGGGAGGAGTGGTGACAGCTGCCATGGTCATTGCCCTTGCTGTCTACATGGGCACAG GCATCTGTGGCTTCTTGACCTTTGGAGCATCTGTGAACCCTGATGTGCTCCTGTCCTACCCTTCCGAAGACATGGCTGTGGCCGTTGCCCGAGCCTTCATCATACTGAGTGTGCTCACCTCCTACCCTATCCTGCACTTCTGTGGGCG GGCGGTGGTTGAAGGCCTGTGGCTTCGCTACCAAGGGATGCCAGTGGAGGAAGACGTGGGGCGGGAGCGGCGGCGGCGAGTGCTGCAAACCCTGGTCTGGTTCCTGCTCACCCTGCTGCTGGCGCTCTTCATTCCTGATATCGGCAAGGTCATCTCAGTCATTGGGGGCCTAGCCGCCTGCTTCATCTTCGTCTTCCCAG GGCTGTGCCTCATTCAAGCCAAACTCTCTGAGATGGAGGAAGTCAAACCAGCCAG